Proteins encoded by one window of Micromonospora coxensis:
- a CDS encoding helix-turn-helix transcriptional regulator has translation MRASRMMTLLLQLQVRGRATGPELARLLEVSERTVQRDVEALVAAGIPVRSTRGPAGGYRLDRGYRTRLTGVGLDEAGALTFLGLAGPAQQLGLGEMLEGARIKVWASLTGEARERAGRTAERFHLDPWRWFGTPEPVPCLTALADAVWRDRRVRLGYVRDGRETTREVDPLGLVLAAGDWYLMALRDGRRRTYRVSRVRTAQPLDEPVRRPAGFDLARSWAESRREWERERTAVEVTVRVAPGALPRLRRLVPVHGQAEVPVTATGWVEVTVPFESDAWAGEALLSLGAAVEVLRPAGMRERVARELRAAAARYEPA, from the coding sequence GTGCGCGCCTCCCGGATGATGACCCTGCTGTTGCAGCTCCAGGTCCGTGGCCGGGCCACCGGCCCGGAGCTGGCCCGGCTGCTGGAGGTCAGCGAACGCACCGTGCAACGCGACGTCGAGGCGCTGGTCGCCGCCGGGATACCGGTGCGCTCGACCCGGGGACCGGCGGGCGGCTACCGGCTGGACCGTGGCTACCGCACCCGGCTGACCGGGGTCGGCCTCGACGAGGCGGGCGCGTTGACCTTCCTCGGCCTCGCCGGCCCGGCGCAGCAGTTGGGGCTCGGCGAGATGCTGGAGGGCGCCCGGATCAAGGTCTGGGCCAGCCTCACCGGCGAGGCCCGGGAACGGGCCGGCCGGACCGCCGAGCGGTTCCACCTCGACCCGTGGCGCTGGTTCGGCACGCCCGAGCCGGTGCCGTGCCTGACCGCGCTCGCCGACGCCGTGTGGCGCGACCGCCGGGTGCGGCTGGGGTACGTGCGCGACGGGCGGGAGACCACCCGGGAGGTCGACCCGCTCGGGCTCGTCCTCGCCGCCGGGGACTGGTACCTGATGGCCCTGCGCGACGGCCGGCGACGCACCTACCGGGTGTCCCGGGTGCGCACCGCGCAGCCCCTCGACGAGCCGGTCCGCCGCCCGGCCGGGTTCGACCTGGCCCGGTCCTGGGCCGAGTCGCGCCGCGAGTGGGAGCGGGAGCGGACGGCCGTCGAGGTGACCGTCCGGGTGGCGCCGGGGGCGTTGCCGCGCCTGCGGCGCCTGGTGCCGGTGCACGGGCAGGCCGAGGTGCCGGTCACCGCGACCGGATGGGTCGAGGTGACGGTCCCGTTCGAGAGCGACGCCTGGGCGGGTGAGGCCCTGCTGAGCCTGGGCGCCGCCGTGGAGGTGCTCCGGCCCGCCGGGATGCGCGAGCGGGTGGCGCGGGAACTGCGGGCCGCCGCCGCCCGCTACGAGCCGGCGTGA
- a CDS encoding MmcQ/YjbR family DNA-binding protein: MATWDDVRRLALALPETTERPSYDGLPAWRVRDKSFVWERPLRRADREALGDAAPDGPVLGVLVADLGVKEALLADDPTVHFTTPHFDGHPSVLVRLDRISESELAELILDAWYARAPKRLAAAHRAATA; this comes from the coding sequence ATGGCCACCTGGGACGACGTACGCCGGCTCGCGCTCGCCCTGCCGGAGACGACGGAGCGGCCGTCGTACGACGGTCTGCCGGCCTGGCGGGTGCGGGACAAGTCGTTCGTCTGGGAACGGCCGCTGCGCCGGGCGGACCGTGAGGCCCTGGGCGACGCCGCCCCGGACGGGCCCGTCCTCGGCGTGCTGGTCGCGGACCTCGGCGTCAAGGAGGCCCTGCTCGCCGACGACCCCACGGTCCACTTCACCACGCCGCACTTCGACGGCCACCCGTCGGTGCTGGTCCGGCTGGACCGGATCAGCGAGTCGGAGCTGGCGGAGCTGATCCTCGACGCCTGGTACGCCCGCGCGCCGAAGCGGCTCGCCGCCGCGCACCGCGCCGCCACGGCCTGA
- a CDS encoding GNAT family N-acetyltransferase translates to MAETITVLPANEVSWDDLQTVFGRRGDAAHCQCQRYKIREWLPSVPPEVLAGRLREQTDCGQPGADRTTGIVAYLDGEPVGWCAVEPRTAYERLVSGRTPVPWRGRDEDRADPGVWAVTCFVTRVGFRRRGVSRALARAAVDFARERGARAVEGYPMITQPGREVVWGELHVGSRSIFADAGFVEVSHPTPRRVVMRIDF, encoded by the coding sequence ATGGCTGAGACGATCACCGTGCTCCCCGCCAACGAGGTGAGCTGGGACGACCTGCAGACCGTCTTCGGCCGTCGTGGCGACGCCGCCCACTGCCAGTGCCAGCGGTACAAGATCCGGGAGTGGCTGCCGTCGGTGCCGCCCGAGGTCCTCGCCGGGCGGCTGCGCGAGCAGACCGACTGCGGTCAGCCCGGAGCGGACCGGACCACCGGGATCGTCGCGTACCTGGACGGGGAGCCGGTCGGCTGGTGCGCCGTCGAGCCGCGCACCGCGTACGAGCGCCTGGTGAGCGGGCGTACCCCCGTCCCCTGGCGCGGCCGGGACGAGGACCGCGCCGACCCGGGCGTCTGGGCGGTGACCTGCTTCGTCACCCGGGTGGGATTCCGGCGTCGCGGCGTCAGCCGTGCCCTGGCCCGCGCGGCGGTGGACTTCGCCCGGGAGCGCGGCGCGCGCGCCGTCGAGGGCTACCCGATGATCACGCAGCCGGGACGGGAGGTGGTCTGGGGGGAGCTGCACGTCGGCAGCCGGAGCATCTTCGCCGACGCCGGCTTCGTCGAGGTCAGCCACCCGACCCCACGGCGCGTCGTGATGCGGATCGACTTCTGA
- a CDS encoding 2'-5' RNA ligase family protein, giving the protein MVAALELYLDTDATRRIRVLWDALEAEGVQSMRSLLEQRHRPHVSLAVAPRFDPDRVAEALHGTPVAAPLRLSFQYAGQFVGRVLWLGVTPTADLLAHHARVHDRLARAGIALSEQYLPGRWVPHCTLSMRVPNTLMAAAVRRCLEMLPLEATVTAAAVADHARHIAHPLP; this is encoded by the coding sequence GTGGTCGCGGCGCTCGAGCTGTATCTGGACACCGACGCCACCCGGCGCATCCGGGTGCTCTGGGACGCGCTGGAGGCCGAGGGGGTGCAGAGCATGCGCTCGCTGCTGGAGCAGCGGCACCGGCCGCACGTGTCGCTGGCGGTGGCGCCCCGCTTCGACCCGGACCGGGTCGCCGAGGCGCTGCACGGCACCCCGGTGGCCGCCCCGCTGCGGCTGAGCTTCCAGTACGCCGGCCAGTTCGTCGGCCGGGTGCTGTGGCTCGGCGTCACCCCCACCGCCGACCTGCTCGCCCACCACGCCCGGGTGCACGACCGGCTGGCCCGGGCCGGCATCGCCCTGTCGGAGCAGTACCTGCCGGGGCGGTGGGTGCCGCACTGCACCCTGTCGATGCGGGTGCCGAACACGCTGATGGCCGCCGCCGTACGCCGCTGCCTGGAGATGCTCCCGCTGGAGGCGACCGTCACCGCCGCCGCCGTCGCCGACCACGCCCGCCACATCGCCCACCCCCTGCCCTGA
- a CDS encoding VOC family protein yields MTEGATQVTGRVTPRQFHESAGVRDWRVLGDGVSTYFRTGSFAAGARLVRAIGELAGLDEHHPDVDVRHAGVTVRLVTITDDHFGLTGRDVELARRISAVARDLGLVADPSAVQHVQVTVDALVGPEVTPFWRALLGYVDRAGSPEDLIDPGGRGPSFWFQRMDAPRPQRNRVHVDVWVPYDRAEERVAAALAAGGRLVTDAYAPSYWVLADAEGNEACVGAAGGTGPDPAPVDGDTHGQAVA; encoded by the coding sequence ATGACCGAGGGGGCGACGCAGGTGACCGGACGGGTCACGCCCCGGCAGTTCCACGAGAGCGCCGGTGTGCGGGACTGGCGGGTGCTGGGGGACGGGGTGAGCACGTACTTCCGTACCGGCTCGTTCGCCGCCGGCGCCCGGCTGGTGCGGGCGATCGGCGAGCTGGCCGGCCTGGACGAGCACCACCCCGACGTCGACGTGCGGCACGCGGGCGTGACCGTGCGGCTGGTCACGATCACCGACGACCACTTCGGGCTGACCGGACGCGACGTCGAGCTGGCCCGGCGGATCTCGGCGGTCGCCCGCGACCTGGGCCTCGTCGCCGACCCGTCGGCCGTGCAGCACGTCCAGGTCACCGTCGACGCGCTCGTCGGCCCCGAGGTGACGCCGTTCTGGCGCGCCCTGCTCGGGTACGTCGACCGCGCCGGCAGCCCCGAGGACCTGATCGACCCGGGCGGCCGGGGGCCGTCGTTCTGGTTCCAGCGGATGGACGCGCCCCGCCCGCAGCGCAACCGGGTCCACGTCGACGTCTGGGTGCCGTACGACCGGGCCGAGGAGCGGGTCGCGGCGGCGCTCGCGGCGGGCGGCCGGTTGGTGACCGACGCGTACGCGCCGTCGTACTGGGTGCTGGCCGACGCCGAGGGCAACGAGGCGTGCGTCGGCGCGGCGGGTGGGACCGGACCCGACCCCGCACCGGTCGACGGTGACACCCACGGGCAGGCGGTAGCGTGA